One part of the Desulfuromonas acetoxidans DSM 684 genome encodes these proteins:
- a CDS encoding metal ABC transporter solute-binding protein, Zn/Mn family, with protein sequence MFKHLVTAFLACVIFSAGSALATPLKVVVSIAPQHYLVHAIAGDLADVAILIAPGQTPATWDPSPQSMTTLAESDILFPIGVPFEEVWLPRLQQMLPKLNVADIRQGITLQPISGHHHHEGEHHGHGHDQMMDPHIWLDPLHAITLAENITRHLCALAPQHQQTFTDGLEQLREKLLQTHEQVKQKLEHFHGRHFMVFHPSWGYFAHRYHLEQLAIEIDGKEPSGIQLAQTAELARTQNVRVIFVQQQFSRKAAQAIADQIGAQVAILDPLAENIPQTLIMTADRISQALETPWPQPSH encoded by the coding sequence ATGTTCAAACACCTGGTTACAGCATTTCTGGCCTGCGTGATTTTTTCAGCCGGCTCAGCCCTGGCCACACCGCTGAAGGTTGTCGTCAGCATTGCCCCGCAACACTATTTGGTTCACGCCATTGCCGGAGACCTTGCCGACGTGGCGATCCTCATCGCCCCCGGCCAGACACCGGCCACCTGGGATCCGTCGCCGCAAAGCATGACCACCCTGGCAGAGTCGGATATCCTGTTTCCCATCGGCGTGCCCTTTGAAGAGGTGTGGCTTCCGCGATTGCAGCAGATGCTGCCGAAACTGAACGTTGCAGACATTCGTCAGGGCATCACCCTGCAACCGATCAGCGGCCATCACCACCACGAGGGGGAACATCACGGGCACGGCCATGATCAGATGATGGACCCGCATATCTGGCTTGACCCGCTGCATGCCATCACGTTGGCTGAAAACATCACCCGACACCTGTGTGCTCTCGCCCCCCAACATCAACAAACCTTTACTGACGGACTCGAACAACTGCGTGAAAAGCTGTTACAAACCCACGAACAGGTCAAACAGAAACTCGAACATTTCCATGGCCGTCATTTTATGGTATTCCACCCATCGTGGGGATACTTCGCTCACCGCTACCACTTGGAGCAATTGGCCATTGAAATTGACGGCAAAGAACCCAGCGGTATTCAGTTGGCGCAAACCGCCGAGCTGGCGCGCACTCAGAACGTCCGGGTGATTTTTGTCCAGCAGCAATTCAGCCGCAAGGCGGCACAGGCGATCGCCGACCAGATCGGCGCTCAGGTTGCCATTCTTGATCCGTTGGCAGAGAACATTCCTCAAACTCTGATAATGACCGCCGATAGAATTTCCCAAGCATTGGAGACGCCATGGCCACAGCCATCGCATTAG
- a CDS encoding metal ABC transporter ATP-binding protein: MATAIALDNVSFSYDDRLILENIDLTLDTSDFLGIVGPNGGGKSTLLKMMLGLLQPDSGQVRVFGRTPEQARTRLGYVPQFATFDSAFPISVKDTVLQGRLGKTRALLGYSRHDLEIAEQAMREADILDLRKHPMTALSGGQRQRVLIARALACEPDVLLLDEPTANIDPHHGENFFDLLHHLHERIAIVLVSHDVGFISRCVTRVACLNRTLVCHSTSPVDSESIKHLYATPVSMVHHDTCLDAKDCL, encoded by the coding sequence ATGGCCACAGCCATCGCATTAGACAATGTCAGCTTCAGCTATGATGACAGGCTGATTCTGGAAAATATCGACCTGACGTTAGACACCAGCGACTTTCTCGGCATCGTCGGCCCGAACGGTGGCGGCAAAAGCACGCTGCTCAAAATGATGCTTGGCCTGTTGCAACCGGACAGCGGCCAGGTACGCGTATTCGGCCGCACTCCGGAACAAGCTCGAACCCGCCTGGGCTACGTCCCGCAATTCGCGACATTTGACAGTGCATTTCCCATCAGCGTCAAGGACACTGTACTGCAGGGCCGTCTCGGCAAAACCCGCGCACTGCTTGGCTACTCGCGCCACGATCTGGAGATCGCCGAACAAGCCATGCGCGAAGCCGACATCCTCGATTTGCGCAAGCACCCCATGACCGCATTATCCGGCGGCCAACGACAACGCGTGCTGATCGCCCGTGCCCTGGCCTGCGAACCCGATGTTCTGCTGCTTGATGAGCCCACCGCCAACATTGACCCGCATCATGGTGAGAACTTTTTCGATCTGCTGCACCACCTGCATGAGCGCATTGCCATTGTCCTGGTTTCCCACGATGTCGGCTTTATCTCCCGCTGCGTCACCCGGGTCGCCTGTCTGAACCGGACCCTGGTCTGTCACAGCACCAGCCCGGTAGACAGCGAATCCATCAAGCACCTCTATGCAACGCCAGTTAGTATGGTTCACCACGACACCTGTCTCGACGCCAAGGATTGTTTATGA
- a CDS encoding metal ABC transporter permease translates to MSFFEAIAQHTFLQNALLGGVLASLTCGVVGSFVVVRRIGYLAGGIAHAVLGGMGVAFFLGKAPLLGALIAALMAAIIISFVNRRGHQQEDTIISALWAVGMATGILFIAKTPGYNVDLMSYLFGNVLMISRQDLLLIAGLDGIILVFTGLFFKQLLALCYDPEFATLRGIRVETLNTLLLCLVAVTVVILIQIVGLILVIALLTLPAATARLYAATLVVMMALATLIGLGITSGGLALSYNYDLPAGATIALLSGLCYLIAIIIPSRQFR, encoded by the coding sequence ATGAGTTTTTTCGAAGCCATTGCCCAGCACACCTTCCTGCAAAACGCCCTGTTGGGAGGCGTTCTCGCCAGTCTCACCTGTGGCGTGGTCGGCTCGTTTGTCGTAGTGCGTCGCATTGGATATCTGGCCGGGGGCATTGCCCACGCGGTTCTCGGCGGCATGGGTGTCGCTTTTTTTCTCGGCAAAGCCCCCCTGCTCGGTGCCCTGATTGCCGCCCTGATGGCAGCGATCATCATCAGCTTTGTCAATCGCCGCGGCCATCAGCAGGAGGACACGATCATCAGTGCGTTGTGGGCGGTTGGCATGGCGACCGGCATTCTGTTTATTGCCAAAACCCCCGGCTACAATGTCGACTTGATGAGTTATCTGTTTGGTAACGTGCTGATGATCTCCCGTCAGGATCTGTTGCTGATCGCCGGACTTGACGGCATCATTCTGGTGTTCACCGGTCTGTTTTTCAAACAACTGCTGGCCCTGTGCTACGATCCCGAATTTGCAACGCTGCGCGGCATCCGGGTGGAAACCCTCAACACCCTGCTGCTATGTCTGGTTGCCGTAACCGTCGTTATCCTGATCCAGATTGTCGGCTTGATTCTGGTGATCGCCCTGCTCACCCTGCCAGCCGCTACAGCACGTCTTTACGCAGCAACACTGGTCGTTATGATGGCCCTGGCAACCCTGATCGGCCTCGGCATCACCAGCGGCGGTCTGGCGTTATCCTACAACTATGACCTGCCTGCCGGAGCCACCATCGCTCTACTTTCAGGGCTGTGCTATCTGATCGCCATTATCATCCCATCGCGCCAGTTCCGCTGA
- the phnD gene encoding phosphate/phosphite/phosphonate ABC transporter substrate-binding protein produces the protein MKKCTYVIVFLALIALIYGLFWFSRVTIFSSEKPLHINFSRSAQTDNEPVEDPLRIAVSAMTSPQTTEALYRDLLELIGEHLDKPVAFVQRPTYEEIDDLLKNNRIDLAFVCSGSYALGHDDYGLQLLAIPIIKGQRVYHSDIIVAKDSPLTSLEALRDKRFTFTSKSSNSGCLAPTFLLAQRQETPQTFFASVTYSGTHDKAIHAVAHHICDGAAVDSLILNHMVKEQDPSALNVRVVECSQNFGMPPVVVPPGIAPQLKQDLRDIFLSIHQSEQGRFILDNLGIDFFTLANDSEYDGIREMAQVCIEH, from the coding sequence ATGAAAAAATGCACCTATGTAATCGTGTTTTTAGCCCTGATCGCACTGATCTATGGCCTATTCTGGTTCAGCCGAGTCACCATATTCTCATCTGAGAAGCCCCTGCACATCAATTTTTCCCGGTCAGCCCAGACTGATAATGAACCCGTTGAAGACCCTTTGCGCATTGCCGTCTCGGCTATGACATCGCCACAAACCACCGAGGCACTATACCGTGACCTGCTCGAACTGATCGGCGAGCATCTGGACAAGCCGGTGGCTTTTGTTCAGCGTCCCACCTATGAAGAGATTGATGACCTGCTGAAAAACAATCGCATCGACCTGGCCTTTGTCTGTTCTGGCAGCTACGCCCTGGGACACGATGACTACGGCTTACAACTGCTGGCCATCCCCATCATTAAAGGACAACGGGTCTACCACAGCGATATCATTGTTGCCAAGGACAGCCCCTTGACCAGCCTCGAAGCCCTGCGCGACAAACGGTTCACCTTCACCTCCAAGTCGTCGAACAGCGGCTGCCTGGCTCCAACGTTCCTGCTTGCCCAACGTCAGGAAACACCGCAGACGTTTTTTGCCAGTGTCACGTACAGCGGCACCCATGACAAAGCGATACACGCCGTTGCTCATCACATTTGCGATGGTGCCGCCGTCGACTCATTGATCCTTAACCACATGGTCAAAGAACAAGACCCCAGCGCCTTAAACGTACGTGTTGTTGAATGCTCGCAAAATTTTGGCATGCCGCCGGTGGTTGTCCCTCCCGGCATCGCCCCCCAACTCAAACAGGATCTACGCGACATCTTTCTCTCCATCCATCAAAGCGAACAGGGTCGTTTTATTCTCGACAACCTCGGCATTGATTTTTTTACTCTGGCAAACGACAGTGAATACGACGGTATTCGTGAAATGGCGCAGGTATGTATCGAACACTAG
- a CDS encoding putative bifunctional diguanylate cyclase/phosphodiesterase, which yields MYRTLEIGPDKLPLRRRIFWRSFALMLLLIIGITMTAIFSQTRNFHKASKTFYVTQAQLMTMQLPDQILWNDKIGLLQRLQRTVDSDSAIAYAYLSVNGSPLVHTFDNGFPQDLVGLSTPYDKIIAYRTIIDQDNQIFDHIMTDIATTQAVLHFGLRHSELNRRAWQDLQQILTMAFLALCLGAALSCQIAHVTTSEVEEATIGLYRERRFLQAVIDGVVDPIRVLNTNKEIIMLNRSAQTELGNEDCLGEKCRECDNGNDNNDNECPFETVRRTQQPVRILQHRRDKEDTLSIYEIEASPLINNGQFDGMVSTARNITDRLRLEASLDEKESRLLYMSNHDLLTNLPNRVLFRNRLNQAIARNHEGNHVVLLFIGLDRFTKINESLGREIGDNTLTQAAERFHNCLAENQILARLGGDEFAVIMEDCRHPQDAAKTAKKLLEQLIEPIHVQPNEIYLTASIGISSYPQDGESPKTLMSHADIAMTRAKSEGKDRYQFFEREMTQTTKRVFELENDLRKAVARNELRVYYQPQIQLDSQQITGMEALVRWQHPQRGLISPADFIPLAEETGLIVSIGEWVLRQACQQVAMWHDQGLPAVTVAVNLSPLQFRHKALVRNVAKTLKETGINPACLELEVTESMIMDSIDKSTATMIELTELGAGLAIDDFGTGYSSLSYLRYFPLTKLKIDKSFIERVTSDEHDAALATSVIALAHSLNLKVVAEGIEHEDQVQFLVKRSCHQGQGFLFSRPVPAEDMEQLLRQIQ from the coding sequence ATGTATCGAACACTAGAGATCGGCCCCGACAAACTGCCATTACGACGCCGTATTTTCTGGCGCTCTTTTGCGTTGATGCTGCTATTGATTATCGGCATCACCATGACCGCGATCTTTTCGCAGACCCGCAACTTCCACAAGGCCAGCAAGACATTTTACGTTACCCAAGCCCAGCTTATGACCATGCAACTGCCGGATCAGATCTTATGGAACGACAAGATCGGCCTGCTGCAACGCCTGCAACGCACCGTTGACAGCGACAGCGCTATTGCCTACGCCTACCTGAGCGTCAATGGCTCGCCTCTGGTTCACACGTTTGACAACGGGTTTCCCCAGGACCTCGTTGGCCTGTCAACACCTTATGACAAGATCATCGCGTATCGCACCATCATCGATCAAGACAACCAAATTTTTGATCATATTATGACCGACATCGCGACAACTCAGGCGGTCCTCCATTTCGGCCTGCGCCACAGTGAGCTGAACCGGCGTGCCTGGCAGGATTTGCAACAGATCCTGACGATGGCCTTCCTGGCTCTGTGTCTGGGAGCCGCCCTGAGTTGCCAGATTGCCCATGTCACCACTAGTGAAGTGGAAGAAGCCACCATCGGGCTTTACCGCGAGCGGCGCTTTTTGCAAGCCGTCATAGACGGTGTTGTCGATCCGATTCGGGTGCTCAACACCAACAAAGAGATCATTATGCTCAACCGCTCCGCGCAAACAGAACTGGGCAACGAGGACTGCCTCGGCGAAAAATGCCGCGAGTGTGACAACGGTAACGACAATAATGACAACGAGTGCCCGTTTGAAACCGTACGCAGAACGCAACAACCGGTCCGCATTCTCCAACACCGCCGCGACAAGGAAGACACGCTGTCGATATATGAGATTGAAGCTTCGCCCCTGATCAACAATGGACAATTTGACGGCATGGTATCCACAGCACGCAACATCACCGACCGGTTGCGCCTTGAGGCCAGCCTGGACGAGAAAGAATCGCGGCTGCTCTACATGTCCAATCACGACCTGCTCACCAACCTCCCGAACCGGGTGTTGTTTCGCAACCGACTCAACCAGGCCATTGCCAGAAACCACGAGGGCAACCACGTTGTGCTGCTGTTTATCGGCCTCGACCGCTTTACCAAGATCAACGAATCTCTCGGCCGCGAGATCGGCGACAACACTCTGACCCAGGCGGCAGAAAGATTCCACAACTGCCTGGCCGAAAACCAGATCCTGGCCCGTCTCGGCGGCGATGAATTTGCCGTGATCATGGAAGATTGCCGCCACCCGCAAGATGCCGCTAAAACAGCCAAAAAACTTTTGGAGCAACTGATAGAACCGATCCATGTTCAGCCCAACGAAATTTACCTGACGGCCAGCATCGGTATCAGCAGCTATCCGCAGGATGGTGAAAGTCCGAAAACCCTGATGTCCCATGCCGACATCGCCATGACCCGCGCCAAATCAGAGGGCAAAGACCGCTACCAATTTTTTGAGCGGGAGATGACCCAGACAACGAAACGGGTGTTTGAACTGGAGAACGACCTGCGCAAAGCCGTGGCCCGCAATGAACTGCGCGTTTACTATCAACCACAAATTCAACTCGACTCTCAGCAGATCACCGGCATGGAAGCTCTGGTTCGCTGGCAACACCCGCAACGGGGGCTGATTTCCCCGGCCGATTTCATCCCTTTGGCAGAAGAAACCGGTCTGATCGTCTCCATCGGCGAATGGGTCTTACGCCAGGCCTGTCAGCAGGTTGCCATGTGGCACGATCAGGGCCTGCCCGCCGTTACCGTGGCGGTCAACCTGTCGCCGCTGCAATTCCGTCATAAAGCCCTGGTACGCAATGTGGCAAAAACCCTCAAGGAAACGGGAATCAATCCAGCCTGTCTGGAGCTGGAAGTCACGGAAAGCATGATCATGGACAGCATTGATAAATCGACCGCAACCATGATTGAGCTGACCGAGCTGGGTGCCGGATTGGCCATTGACGACTTTGGCACCGGCTATTCGTCGCTAAGTTACTTGCGTTACTTCCCGTTGACCAAGCTGAAGATCGACAAATCGTTTATTGAGCGCGTCACCAGTGACGAGCACGATGCGGCCCTGGCCACCTCTGTCATCGCTCTGGCTCACAGTCTCAACCTGAAAGTTGTCGCCGAGGGGATCGAACACGAGGACCAGGTGCAATTTCTCGTCAAGCGCAGTTGTCATCAGGGACAGGGCTTTTTGTTCAGCAGACCGGTTCCGGCTGAAGATATGGAACAGCTATTACGCCAGATCCAATAA
- a CDS encoding FeoA family protein, which produces MCPLSQCKSGDTVFVKGFTGGGRLRGKLHAMGLMPGEEIEVISSNCGPLVIQSKGVKLAIGCGMAENILVSCECSCTRANCCEA; this is translated from the coding sequence ATGTGTCCTTTGTCTCAATGTAAAAGTGGTGATACCGTGTTCGTCAAGGGTTTTACCGGCGGTGGCAGATTACGGGGCAAACTGCATGCCATGGGCCTGATGCCCGGTGAAGAGATCGAAGTCATCTCCAGTAACTGCGGTCCCCTGGTAATTCAGTCCAAAGGGGTCAAACTGGCCATTGGCTGCGGTATGGCTGAAAACATTCTCGTCTCCTGTGAATGCTCCTGCACACGCGCCAACTGCTGTGAGGCGTGA
- the gspC gene encoding type II secretion system protein GspC — MLTLFHRFLPAYYLLLCAALGLSLAWLVSSEAGIQLASQETVAANTSTHLSGKERNRAPQDNRIILERNIFDSTRPAQAATVTAATPAARAGQRTQVTSSNMTLVGTVVAEDESLAVININGQIEVIRIDHLVPGSGTLVTVTRDFVEIEQNDGTVVVLNLETTGNQVADTPSPRRPGTTARTNTSYEVQALGNNRWQISADEAEKARTNIAQLIKQVRVDPYVVGGKTEGFMIKRIQRGTLLYQMGLKRGDVLFAINGTSLDSPEKGLQVFQQLREAKNLSVDLQRAGQSLNFQYEIK, encoded by the coding sequence ATGCTGACCTTATTCCATCGTTTTCTCCCCGCGTATTATCTGTTGCTCTGTGCCGCCCTCGGTCTGTCCCTGGCGTGGCTGGTTTCCAGTGAAGCCGGCATTCAACTGGCCTCACAAGAAACCGTTGCTGCCAACACATCGACACACCTCTCCGGCAAAGAACGCAACCGCGCGCCTCAAGACAACCGGATCATTCTCGAACGCAACATTTTCGATTCCACCCGACCGGCCCAGGCCGCCACAGTCACCGCAGCAACACCTGCTGCCAGAGCTGGACAACGCACCCAGGTGACCAGCAGCAACATGACGCTTGTCGGTACGGTAGTTGCCGAGGATGAGTCTCTGGCGGTGATCAACATCAACGGCCAGATCGAAGTGATCCGTATCGACCATCTGGTGCCCGGCAGCGGCACTCTGGTCACGGTCACACGTGACTTTGTCGAGATCGAACAAAATGACGGCACGGTCGTTGTTTTAAACCTGGAAACGACGGGCAATCAGGTTGCCGACACGCCCTCACCACGGCGTCCGGGTACCACGGCACGCACCAACACCAGTTACGAAGTACAGGCCTTGGGCAACAACCGCTGGCAAATCTCTGCCGACGAGGCGGAAAAGGCCCGCACCAACATCGCCCAGTTGATCAAACAGGTTCGGGTTGATCCCTATGTGGTCGGCGGAAAAACCGAAGGCTTTATGATCAAGCGCATTCAACGGGGTACCCTGCTCTATCAGATGGGCCTGAAACGGGGCGATGTGCTGTTTGCCATCAATGGCACCAGCCTCGACAGCCCGGAAAAAGGGTTGCAGGTCTTTCAACAATTACGTGAAGCCAAAAATCTCAGTGTTGATCTGCAACGCGCAGGGCAGTCACTGAACTTTCAATATGAGATCAAGTAA
- the gspD gene encoding type II secretion system secretin GspD has protein sequence MLIRKFTFAVVMMLLGSVLLAGPLTSACQAQTDGVGITLDFKDIELTDLIRTVSELTGKNFVYDDSIRGKATIISSQQMSVNEAYQLFLTVLNVKGYTVVPSGKTNKIVPIKSAKESNLPTMTGNLAQDQFVTRMISLENINAADIAESILSPLMPKTSNVVVYEPSNMLIISDSASNIQRLTTIIRELDVPGALQDMQVIPLQFADAKETATICNDILSSGNTKATSRRRASKNVTTSSADATSKVIAYERTNRLVVMATSDDMTTILSLIAELDQEPTQEHARINLYYLENADAEELSKTLNEILSGIKKPATSSSAAAGGKGTIPAAAIQTNVTVSADKPTNALVINATPEDYVIIKDIIKQLDIRRKQVYVEALIMELSMDATEALGSQLQGAFEVGNEGIVNLSSNSAPGGILSDPESLLTTSVNGLLAGGFSKLIGVDTDGDGVDDSQVTAFSALIKLSKDDTNVNILSAPRLLTSDNEEAEIVVGRNVPIITSRLTDSTGSDSLAQSVSVERKDVALTLRFTPQITEGELVRLNVYQETTDLTDSVGDVNSVGPTFTTRKISNTVLARDGQTVVLGGLISTNQQETISKVPLLGDIPLLGWLFKSKDNKEVKTNLLVFITPTIISDMEDLSNVTTINRETFDRIKNDPEASNDNTEQN, from the coding sequence GTGCTGATCCGAAAATTCACCTTTGCCGTTGTGATGATGCTACTGGGTTCCGTGCTACTGGCCGGGCCGCTGACTTCTGCCTGCCAGGCACAAACCGACGGTGTCGGCATTACCCTTGATTTCAAGGACATTGAACTGACCGATCTGATTCGTACGGTCAGCGAACTGACCGGAAAGAACTTTGTCTACGACGATTCGATTCGCGGCAAAGCCACTATCATCTCCTCACAACAAATGTCGGTCAACGAGGCCTATCAGCTGTTTTTGACCGTGCTCAACGTCAAAGGCTATACGGTTGTTCCCTCCGGAAAGACCAACAAAATCGTACCGATCAAATCGGCTAAAGAGAGCAATCTACCGACCATGACGGGCAATCTGGCGCAAGATCAGTTTGTCACCCGCATGATCTCTCTGGAAAACATCAACGCCGCCGATATTGCCGAGTCGATCCTCAGCCCGTTGATGCCCAAAACCAGTAACGTGGTGGTGTACGAACCCTCCAACATGTTGATCATCTCCGACAGCGCCTCTAACATCCAACGGCTGACCACCATCATCCGCGAACTGGATGTGCCGGGGGCATTGCAGGACATGCAGGTGATCCCACTGCAATTTGCCGACGCCAAGGAAACCGCCACCATCTGCAATGACATTCTTTCCAGCGGTAACACCAAAGCAACATCGCGTCGCCGTGCCAGCAAAAACGTCACCACCAGCTCTGCCGACGCAACCAGCAAGGTGATTGCCTATGAGCGCACCAACCGCCTGGTGGTGATGGCCACATCGGACGACATGACCACCATCCTCAGCCTTATTGCCGAACTGGATCAGGAACCGACGCAAGAACACGCCCGCATCAATCTCTACTATCTGGAAAATGCCGATGCGGAAGAACTGAGTAAAACCCTCAACGAGATCCTCTCCGGCATCAAGAAGCCAGCGACGTCCTCGTCAGCTGCTGCCGGCGGCAAAGGGACAATTCCTGCGGCGGCCATCCAGACCAATGTCACCGTATCCGCTGACAAGCCGACCAATGCTCTGGTGATCAATGCCACGCCGGAGGATTACGTCATCATCAAGGACATCATCAAACAACTCGACATTCGCCGCAAACAGGTGTATGTCGAGGCGCTGATCATGGAACTGTCCATGGATGCCACCGAAGCTCTCGGCTCTCAGCTTCAGGGCGCTTTTGAAGTCGGCAACGAAGGTATTGTTAATCTTTCATCGAACTCTGCTCCGGGTGGCATTCTTTCAGACCCAGAGTCCCTGCTCACCACATCGGTGAATGGTTTACTGGCAGGAGGCTTCAGTAAACTGATTGGCGTTGACACGGATGGTGATGGCGTTGACGACAGTCAGGTGACAGCATTTTCCGCCCTGATCAAGCTTTCTAAAGACGACACAAATGTAAACATCCTCTCTGCTCCGCGTCTGTTGACCTCAGACAATGAAGAGGCAGAAATCGTCGTCGGCCGCAACGTCCCCATCATCACCTCACGCCTCACCGACAGTACCGGCAGTGACAGTCTGGCTCAGAGCGTCTCAGTTGAACGTAAAGATGTTGCCCTGACCCTGCGCTTCACACCTCAGATCACTGAAGGGGAACTCGTTCGTTTGAATGTCTATCAGGAAACAACGGACCTGACGGATAGCGTTGGCGACGTCAACAGCGTCGGTCCTACTTTCACAACACGAAAAATCAGCAATACGGTCCTGGCGAGAGATGGGCAAACCGTTGTACTCGGCGGACTGATTTCCACCAACCAGCAGGAAACCATCAGTAAGGTTCCACTCCTCGGCGACATTCCCCTGCTGGGCTGGTTGTTTAAAAGCAAAGACAATAAGGAAGTGAAGACCAATTTACTTGTTTTCATAACACCAACGATCATCAGCGACATGGAAGACCTTTCCAATGTCACCACGATCAACCGGGAAACCTTTGATCGCATCAAAAACGACCCAGAGGCCTCAAACGACAACACGGAGCAGAACTGA
- the gspE gene encoding type II secretion system ATPase GspE yields the protein MAAAPRLGEILQQRFGLGDDALNNALERQQDSEQRIGELLLEQQAITSQQLSQALAEQLGLDYLDSLPEVITSEDLLSLIPLAYARQHVVIPLSRDERHLKLLMADPFDRNAINDLTALAKVRIEPCLAAREEITALINRSYETHAGAAHDMVSDIGDSDDDFVRNLEPADLLDSNDEAPIIRFVNSLITQAYKERASDIHIEPFETELIVRYRIDGLLYEVLRPPFRATASIISRLKIMAGLNIAEKRLPQDGRFRVRIAAKDVDVRVSSLPTAFGERIVLRLLDKSNNVLSLEDIGMENELLTQLQKQISKPHGVFLVTGPTGSGKTTTLYAALSRLNDREKNIITVEDPIEYQLAGVGQIQVNSKINLTFANGLRSILRQDPDIIMVGEIRDHETAEIAVQSALTGHMVFSTLHTNDAAGGLTRLVEMGIEPFLAASSIVGILAQRLVRTICPHCREAYQPEASILSQIGLDPSGQHTFYRGRGCDKCMNIGYRGRSGIYELLTMSENIRSQLLANIDAASIRQTAIGQGMVPLRQAGLEKARQGVTTLEEVIRVTQEEA from the coding sequence ATGGCTGCAGCGCCCCGTCTTGGAGAGATCCTGCAACAACGGTTCGGACTCGGTGATGATGCCCTCAACAATGCTCTGGAACGCCAGCAGGACAGCGAGCAACGCATTGGTGAATTACTGCTTGAGCAACAGGCCATCACCTCACAACAGCTCAGTCAGGCGTTGGCCGAGCAGTTGGGACTCGACTATCTCGACAGCCTGCCGGAGGTGATCACCTCTGAGGATCTGCTCAGCCTGATCCCGCTGGCGTACGCACGGCAACATGTGGTGATCCCTTTAAGTCGCGACGAACGCCACCTGAAACTGCTCATGGCCGACCCGTTTGACCGCAATGCCATCAACGACCTGACCGCTCTGGCCAAGGTGCGTATTGAGCCGTGTTTGGCGGCACGTGAAGAGATCACCGCGCTGATCAACCGCAGTTACGAGACCCACGCCGGAGCCGCCCATGACATGGTCAGCGACATCGGCGACAGCGACGACGATTTTGTCCGTAACCTGGAACCGGCTGACCTGCTCGACAGCAATGACGAAGCGCCGATTATCCGCTTCGTCAACAGCCTGATCACCCAGGCCTATAAAGAGCGCGCCAGTGATATTCACATTGAGCCGTTTGAAACCGAGCTGATTGTGCGCTACCGCATTGACGGCCTGCTTTACGAGGTGTTGCGGCCCCCATTTCGCGCCACAGCCAGCATCATCTCACGCCTGAAGATCATGGCCGGATTGAACATTGCTGAAAAACGTCTGCCGCAAGACGGTCGCTTCCGGGTGCGCATCGCCGCCAAGGATGTTGATGTGCGTGTGTCGTCGCTGCCCACGGCATTCGGCGAGCGGATTGTTCTGCGTCTGCTCGACAAGAGCAACAATGTCCTGTCCTTGGAAGATATCGGCATGGAGAATGAGCTGCTGACGCAACTGCAGAAGCAGATCAGCAAACCTCACGGTGTTTTTCTGGTCACCGGCCCAACCGGTAGTGGTAAGACCACCACCCTGTATGCCGCTTTGAGTCGTCTCAACGACCGGGAAAAGAACATCATCACCGTCGAAGATCCGATTGAATACCAGCTCGCCGGAGTCGGTCAGATTCAGGTCAACTCGAAAATCAACCTGACCTTTGCCAACGGACTGCGCTCCATCCTGCGTCAGGATCCGGATATCATCATGGTCGGTGAAATCCGCGACCATGAAACCGCCGAAATCGCCGTGCAGTCGGCCTTAACCGGCCACATGGTGTTTTCCACCCTGCATACCAATGATGCCGCCGGTGGTCTAACCCGTCTGGTGGAGATGGGCATTGAACCATTCCTCGCTGCGTCATCGATTGTCGGTATTCTTGCTCAACGCCTGGTACGCACCATCTGTCCGCACTGCCGCGAAGCCTATCAGCCGGAAGCGAGTATCCTGAGCCAGATCGGCCTCGACCCGTCCGGGCAACACACCTTCTATCGCGGTCGTGGCTGTGATAAATGCATGAACATCGGCTATCGTGGCCGCAGCGGCATCTACGAACTGTTGACCATGAGTGAAAACATTCGCAGTCAACTGCTGGCCAATATCGATGCCGCCTCCATCCGCCAGACCGCCATTGGTCAGGGGATGGTACCGCTGCGTCAGGCCGGGCTGGAAAAGGCCCGCCAGGGGGTCACCACCCTTGAGGAAGTGATCCGAGTCACGCAAGAGGAGGCCTAG